The Pukyongia salina genome segment GACACGTCGATCAACTGGACTTTATAATCGAATTGGGCAAAGGTATGGGCAATTCCGTTTCCCATGGTACCTGCACCAATAACTGCAACATTTTTCATATGTTCTTATAGTTTTTTAAAATTATCTATGATCTGCATAGCTACTCGCAAGGCGTTGGTTCCTTGTTCCAGACTAACAACGGGTGTAGTATCATTTTCGATCGCATCTGCGAAGGTTTCAAGTTCGTCGAGGATCGCGTTATTAGATTGGATATGCGGATTATCAAAATAGATCTGTTTTTTTATTCCTTCCGCATTCGTGAGGATCATGGCAAAATCGTCCGGTCTCCTTGGTGCATCTTTCATCTTCACTACTTCACATGCCTTGTCCAGGAAATCTACCGAAATATATGCGTCACGCTGGAAAAACCGCGCCTTTCTCATTTTTTTCATCGAGATCCTACTTGCGGTAAGATTAGCCACACATCCGTTCTCGAATTCGATGCGTGCATTGGCGATATCGGGTGTTTCAGAAATAACAGAGACCCCACTGGAATATACATTCTTAACTTCCGAATCAACCACACTTAAGATGGCATCAATATCATGGATCATCAGGTCTAACACCACAGACACATCTGTGCCTCTCGGATTGAATTCAGCAAGGCGATGGGATTCTACAAACATAGGGTTGTCTATCATATGCTTTACAGCTTTAAAAGCCGGATTGAATCGCTCTACATGACCTACCTGTCCTTTTACGCCATGTTTATTGGCCAAAGTAAGCAACTTATGTGCTTCTTCCACAGTTTGGGTGATGGGTTTTTCAATAAACAAATGCTTCCCTGCGGTAATCACCTTTTGAGCACAGTCGAAATGCGAAACCGTTGGAGTAACCACATCCACAACATCGCAAGCCTCGATTAGGGCCTCCATGGACGGGAAACTTTTATATCCAAATTCTTTCCGTATTGCAGCAGAGGCTTTTGTGTCTGCGTCGTAAAAACCTATCAATTCGTAACGGGATGATTGGTTAAGAAGTTTCAGGTGAATTTTTCCCAGGTGTCCGGCACCCAGTACGCCAGCTTTTAGCATGTGATGTGGTTTTGCACAAAGGTAATAGATTTTGAAGAAATTATGGAGGCGGAGATGGTGATTTAGACCCTTATATTTTTTTGAAATTTCAATGAGAATTTCAGGCATTCTTTTCATCTTTGTAAGGATGAAAGACGACTTCAAGCATAAGGGAATGCGTAAAAAACTGGTTGATACTTTGATCCGAAAAGGGATTAGGGATAAAGCGGTTTTAGAGGCTATTAATACGGTCCCCAGGCATTTGTTCATGGATTCGGGATTTGTAAGCCATGCTTATGTTGATAAAGCGTTTCCCATTGCCGCAGATCAAACAATTTCACAACCCTACACAGTTGCGAGACAAACCGAGTTGCTTGAGGTAAAGCGCGGGAATAAAATTCTGGAAATTGGTACAGGAAGCGGGTATCAAACAGCAGTGTTACTAGAAATGGGAGCCGTAGTTTATAGCATAGAACGACAGAACGAATTATTTAAAAAATCCAGATTATTTTTAAGCAAATTAGGCTACCGGCCCAAGAAACTTATATTCGGGGATGGCTATGTGGGATATAAGGAAGAGGCTCCCTACGATAGGATCATAGTGACGGCTGGCGCACCTTTTGTCCCGAAGGACTTATTGGCTCAATTGGGGGTAGGTGGCAAACTGGTGATTCCCGTTGGAACCGATGTGCAGGTGATGACTGTTTTTACACGGAAGGGACCAAAAGAATTTGAAAAGAAAGAATACGGCGAATATAGATTTGTTCCGCTTCTAGAAGATAAAAATTAGAGAGTTCAGTATAAACCGTCTTCTTTTAGTATGGCATAGCCGAAATTATCAGTCCAACCTTCCGCCAGCGGTAGTATTTTCCGCTTTCTT includes the following:
- a CDS encoding protein-L-isoaspartate(D-aspartate) O-methyltransferase; this translates as MKDDFKHKGMRKKLVDTLIRKGIRDKAVLEAINTVPRHLFMDSGFVSHAYVDKAFPIAADQTISQPYTVARQTELLEVKRGNKILEIGTGSGYQTAVLLEMGAVVYSIERQNELFKKSRLFLSKLGYRPKKLIFGDGYVGYKEEAPYDRIIVTAGAPFVPKDLLAQLGVGGKLVIPVGTDVQVMTVFTRKGPKEFEKKEYGEYRFVPLLEDKN
- a CDS encoding Gfo/Idh/MocA family protein — its product is MLKAGVLGAGHLGKIHLKLLNQSSRYELIGFYDADTKASAAIRKEFGYKSFPSMEALIEACDVVDVVTPTVSHFDCAQKVITAGKHLFIEKPITQTVEEAHKLLTLANKHGVKGQVGHVERFNPAFKAVKHMIDNPMFVESHRLAEFNPRGTDVSVVLDLMIHDIDAILSVVDSEVKNVYSSGVSVISETPDIANARIEFENGCVANLTASRISMKKMRKARFFQRDAYISVDFLDKACEVVKMKDAPRRPDDFAMILTNAEGIKKQIYFDNPHIQSNNAILDELETFADAIENDTTPVVSLEQGTNALRVAMQIIDNFKKL